Proteins from a genomic interval of Bacteroidota bacterium:
- a CDS encoding tetratricopeptide repeat protein: MKSTIILLIFFIPFLINAQNDYWFQKGLDAKNPKEKIECFTKDIEKTGPSKEAYSNRGIAKDDLKDYQGVISDYSKAIELDPKYATAYYNRGIAKKAMQDYQGAISDYSKAIELDPKYATAYQNLGLIYFIQKNYDAAIEISERALKNDANDPGLLDNLGYYYMGKENYDKAIEKFNNCLKIENNRVLVDATLGISLAYYYKNDKQNAKKYLDQAKQIKPILNKGMEGLLKLEKEGYSYSEKKKETLKIMFEELK, encoded by the coding sequence ATGAAATCAACGATAATCTTATTAATATTTTTTATTCCATTTTTGATTAATGCTCAGAATGATTATTGGTTTCAAAAGGGTCTTGACGCAAAAAATCCAAAGGAAAAAATTGAATGTTTTACTAAAGACATTGAAAAAACTGGACCATCAAAAGAGGCCTATTCCAACCGGGGCATAGCTAAAGATGATCTAAAGGATTATCAGGGCGTCATTTCGGATTATTCAAAAGCCATCGAACTCGACCCAAAATATGCCACGGCCTATTACAACCGGGGCATAGCTAAAAAAGCGATGCAGGATTATCAGGGCGCCATTTCGGATTATTCAAAAGCCATCGAACTCGACCCAAAATATGCCACGGCCTATCAAAATTTAGGATTGATTTATTTTATTCAAAAGAACTACGATGCAGCAATTGAAATATCAGAAAGAGCTTTAAAAAATGATGCAAACGACCCTGGCTTGCTTGATAATCTTGGTTATTATTACATGGGAAAAGAAAATTACGATAAAGCTATTGAGAAATTTAATAATTGTTTGAAGATTGAAAACAATAGAGTTTTGGTAGATGCCACCCTTGGCATTTCTCTGGCTTATTATTATAAAAATGATAAACAAAACGCTAAGAAATATCTTGATCAAGCAAAACAAATTAAACCTATTTTAAATAAAGGGATGGAGGGGCTATTGAAACTTGAAAAAGAAGGATATTCTTACTCAGAAAAGAAAAAAGAAACTTTGAAAATAATGTTTGAGGAATTAAAGTAA
- a CDS encoding type II toxin-antitoxin system RelE/ParE family toxin has product MIQSFGSKETEKIWSGFRSSKLPSEIQQIARRKLRMLNNSIDLNDLRLPPSNNFENLKGKLKDFYSIRVNDQWRVIFKWEKGHSYDVEIIDYH; this is encoded by the coding sequence ATGATTCAATCTTTCGGCTCCAAAGAAACTGAAAAGATATGGAGTGGCTTCAGATCCAGTAAATTACCGTCTGAAATTCAGCAAATTGCCAGGCGAAAGTTGAGAATGCTAAACAATTCAATTGATTTGAACGATTTGAGGTTGCCTCCATCCAATAATTTTGAAAACCTAAAAGGAAAGCTGAAAGATTTTTATAGCATCCGCGTCAATGATCAATGGAGGGTTATTTTTAAATGGGAAAAAGGTCATTCTTATGACGTTGAAATAATTGATTATCATTAA
- a CDS encoding HigA family addiction module antitoxin, whose protein sequence is MERLENIHPGEILQEEFLIPLKISAYRLSQDLHIPQTRVSEIVKGNRRITADTALRLSNYFGNSAKFWLGLQDDYDIEEEILTKKKEFEIIKKFKESVA, encoded by the coding sequence ATGGAACGACTTGAAAACATTCATCCCGGTGAAATCCTGCAGGAGGAGTTCCTGATTCCTTTGAAGATTTCAGCTTACAGGTTATCGCAAGACCTGCACATACCCCAAACCAGGGTCAGTGAAATAGTAAAAGGTAACAGAAGGATTACTGCTGATACGGCTTTGCGGTTAAGTAATTATTTTGGCAACTCAGCTAAATTTTGGCTAGGACTGCAGGACGATTATGATATTGAAGAAGAGATTCTTACAAAGAAAAAGGAGTTTGAAATTATTAAGAAATTCAAAGAAAGCGTGGCCTGA
- a CDS encoding YiiX/YebB-like N1pC/P60 family cysteine hydrolase: MTRSFYVIRRTEMIATYVVMCFILVIDKITWRFGRPYTCAGIDYQWIRPYLEPGMIILTRKNFNLSNLFIKGYWKHTSIVTDREHIIEATSEGVIKTSVYRLLSKSDDLVILKPLFCDHLSMMRASEKAEKVLGYPYNFLFRKENGSFYCSELVCWAYTTVIPMGNSWEMMRWYHEGKYIYPHYLYETKSIWEVVYESTG; the protein is encoded by the coding sequence ATGACCCGATCCTTTTATGTTATCAGGCGTACTGAAATGATTGCCACTTATGTAGTCATGTGCTTTATCCTGGTCATTGATAAAATAACCTGGCGTTTTGGCCGGCCATATACTTGTGCCGGAATTGATTATCAATGGATACGTCCCTATTTGGAACCAGGCATGATCATCCTGACCCGTAAAAATTTCAACTTATCGAATCTATTTATCAAAGGCTATTGGAAGCATACATCCATTGTAACTGACAGGGAACATATTATTGAAGCAACAAGCGAGGGTGTGATAAAAACATCTGTTTACCGGTTGCTGTCAAAATCGGACGATCTGGTCATATTAAAGCCACTATTTTGTGATCACCTCAGCATGATGAGAGCATCCGAAAAGGCGGAAAAAGTACTGGGGTATCCGTATAATTTTCTTTTCAGGAAGGAAAACGGGTCGTTTTATTGTTCTGAACTGGTTTGCTGGGCCTATACAACGGTGATCCCCATGGGCAATTCCTGGGAGATGATGAGATGGTATCATGAAGGAAAATACATCTATCCACACTATCTTTATGAAACGAAATCTATTTGGGAAGTCGTGTATGAAAGTACTGGCTGA
- a CDS encoding alpha/beta hydrolase translates to MKKNICLLVLLLLPVFLLFGQSQSCKSGYVNLEKGRIYYEEKGQGTPLIMIHGGGLDNRMWDDQFDVFSKKYRVVRYDVRNHGLSETEGGIFSYHEDLAALLDSLGISKAILMGLSMGGFIAIDFTLAYPDRVLALIPVSSGLTGYDINDPQVKEYEDKMRQAAEAGYLNGIIEYMQRSWTDGPYRSPSEVNKNVREKVRQMLFGTYSTWNGDAEMKRLDPPAVERLQEIQAPTLVVVGELDMPSILAIADLIEKDVPGSQKIIIKGAAHMVNMEKTKEFNAVVKKFLSNL, encoded by the coding sequence ATGAAAAAGAACATTTGTCTGTTAGTTCTTTTGTTATTGCCGGTCTTTTTACTTTTTGGTCAGTCACAGAGCTGCAAAAGTGGATACGTCAATCTTGAAAAAGGCCGGATTTACTATGAGGAAAAAGGACAGGGCACGCCTCTGATCATGATTCATGGCGGAGGCCTGGATAATCGTATGTGGGACGACCAGTTTGATGTGTTTTCCAAAAAGTACCGTGTTGTACGTTATGATGTCCGCAATCATGGCCTTTCAGAAACAGAAGGCGGAATCTTTTCTTATCATGAGGATCTGGCAGCATTACTGGATAGTCTTGGTATCTCCAAAGCCATCCTGATGGGCTTGTCAATGGGTGGATTTATCGCCATTGACTTTACCCTGGCTTATCCTGACAGGGTTCTGGCATTGATCCCGGTATCGTCAGGACTCACAGGTTATGATATCAATGATCCACAGGTCAAAGAATATGAAGACAAAATGAGGCAGGCTGCCGAGGCCGGCTACCTGAACGGTATTATTGAATATATGCAGCGGTCCTGGACAGATGGCCCCTACCGCTCACCATCGGAAGTGAATAAAAATGTTCGCGAAAAAGTCAGGCAGATGCTCTTTGGAACCTATAGCACATGGAACGGGGATGCTGAAATGAAGAGACTTGATCCTCCGGCTGTTGAACGCTTACAGGAAATACAGGCACCAACGTTAGTTGTCGTCGGAGAACTTGACATGCCCAGCATACTTGCTATCGCCGATCTGATTGAAAAAGATGTACCCGGTTCACAGAAAATTATCATCAAAGGAGCTGCCCACATGGTCAATATGGAGAAAACAAAAGAATTTAATGCAGTAGTAAAGAAATTCCTGTCAAATCTCTGA